A section of the Pygocentrus nattereri isolate fPygNat1 chromosome 18, fPygNat1.pri, whole genome shotgun sequence genome encodes:
- the mmp30 gene encoding matrix metallopeptidase 30, which translates to MENMGLLTLTLAVCLVLCDGAPASVTQETVSTEDQEAAEAYLKHFYSDSSTSSVSGRRVSIQDFETTLKQMQEFFGLEVTGKLDTNTIKVIKKPRCGVSDVAEFGHFPGKPKWEKKTITYRITEYTPDLSQRDVDAVITQAFKLYSDVIPLDFKQVYSGTADIMILFKARYHGDFHPFDGPSGVLAHAMSPGPDVGGDTHFDDDEQWTLSAAGVNLLLVAAHEFGHALGLDHSRDPSALMYPTYQYVNTNGYRLPLDDKRGVQALYGVRESPYPQPQPEPNPQPKPEPGPNPPEPCKRDLVFDAATSIRGELYFFKNEYYWKKTSSSIQQIRIKSTWPAINSVDAAYEFKSKGVSYFFKGQQYWGVKGPVSLPGYPKPISQFGFPSSVTKIDAAVYVKSTGRTLFFVGSNYWSFNERTGKMDRGFPKPIHHDFPGIGSRVDAAFENYGYLYFSDGARQTEYEYKKGRVRRVLLNYGWLNCY; encoded by the exons ATGGAGAACATGGGGCTGCTTACATTAACATTGGCCGTGTGTTTGGTGCTTTGCGATGGAGCCCCAGCCAGCGTCACACAGGAGACTGTATCCACAGAAGACCAAGAAGCAGCAGAG GCCTATTTGAAGCATTTCTACTCCGATTCCAGCACTTCTTCCGTCAGTGGGAGGCGAGTGAGCATACAAGACTTTGAGACCACTCTGAAGCAAATGCAGGAATTTTTTGGGCTGGAAGTGACCGGCAAGCTAGACACAAACACCATAAAGGTGATAAAGAAGCCACGCTGTGGAGTTTCTGACGTAGCCGAATTTGGACATTTCCCAGGCAAGCCCAAGTGGGAGAAGAAAACCATCACATACAG AATAACTGAGTACACGCCAGATCTGAGCCAGAGGGACGTGGACGCCGTCATCACCCAGGCTTTCAAACTCTACAGTGATGTCATTCCTTTGGACTTTAAGCAGGTTTACAGCGGCACGGCTGACATCATGATTCTCTTCAAAGCCAGAT ATCATGGAGACTTTCACCCATTCGATGGGCCCAGTGGGGTTCTGGCCCATGCCATGTCTCCAGGCCCAGATGTAGGAGGTGATACTCACTTTGATGACGATGAGCAGTGGACCCTGAGTGCAGCAG GTGTGAACCTGCTTTTGGTGGCCGCTCATGAGTTTGGCCACGCTCTTGGACTGGATCACTCGAGAGACCCCTCTGCTCTCATGTACCCCACTTACCAGTACGTGAATACAAACGGATACAGGCTGCCGTTGGATGACAAGCGTGGAGTCCAGGCTCTATATG GTGTTCGTGAATCTCCATATCCTCAGCCCCAACCTGAGCCTAATCCACAGCCAAAACCAGAACCTGGACCAAATCCACCAGAGCCGTGCAAGCGGGACTTAGTGTTTGATGCTGCAACCAGCATAAGAGGAGAGCTGTATTTCTTCAAAAATGA GTATTACTGGAAGAAAACCAGCAGCAGTATCCAGCAGATTAGAATTAAATCCACGTGGCCCGCAATTAATTCTGTTGATGCAGCTTATGAGTTCAAATCCAAAGGCGTCAGCTACTTTTTCAAAG gTCAGCAGTACTGGGGGGTGAAAGGGCCCGTCTCATTGCCCGGCTACCCGAAGCCCATCTCGCAGTTTGGCTTTCCTTCATCGGTCACTAAGATTGACGCTGCAGTCTATGTGAAATCGACAGGGCGGACTCTGTTCTTTGTCGGCAGTAATTACTGGAG CTTCAATGAAAGGACTGGAAAAATGGACCGTGGTTTCCCTAAACCTATCCACCACGATTTCCCTGGCATTGGCTCCAGAGTGGATGCTGCTTTCGAAAACTATG gCTACCTGTACTTTTCTGATGGCGCCAGACAAACCGAGTATGAGTACAAAAAAGGAAGGGTGAGGCGTGTTCTTCTGAATTATGGATGGCTGAACTGCTACTAA